From a single Vitis vinifera cultivar Pinot Noir 40024 chromosome 18, ASM3070453v1 genomic region:
- the LOC100245899 gene encoding embryogenesis-like protein, protein MNQHTCNSLCKLILRHPFQKSSKPTSLIRLTSLAQIPNQLVSGSVPSPKPQILYTSASKFHYFRPPNGSSFSIQFISRVILRNYSGESASKLDKDKVVDEINLKFAEAREEIEMALESKETVYFDEEASCARAAVKEVVDMFDGLLEKLPESDRGAVQRSMGLKIEQLKAEVEQLND, encoded by the coding sequence ATGAATCAGCATACATGCAATTCGCTCTGTAAATTGATTCTCAGGCACCCTTTTCAGAAATCTTCAAAACCCACTTCATTGATTAGACTGACTTCCCTCGCACAAATCCCCAATCAACTCGTTTCAGGGTCCGTTCCATCTCCAAAGCCCCAGATTCTCTACACATCTGCCTCCAAGTTCCATTATTTTCGACCCCCAAATGGCTCAAGTTTTTCGATCCAGTTTATTTCGCGGGTGATTCTGAGGAATTACAGTGGCGAGTCTGCGAGCAAGTTGGATAAGGACAAGGTGGTGGACGAGATCAACCTCAAGTTTGCAGAGGCGAGGGAGGAGATAGAGATGGCTTTGGAGTCAAAGGAGACTGTGTATTTTGACGAAGAAGCCAGCTGTGCGAGAGCTGCTGTGAAGGAGGTGGTGGACATGTTTGACGGTCTTTTGGAGAAGTTGCCGGAGAGTGATAGAGGGGCGGTGCAGCGGTCGATGGGCCTGAAGATTGAGCAGTTGAAGGCTGAGGTTGAGCAATTGAATGATTAA
- the LOC100258033 gene encoding LRR receptor-like serine/threonine-protein kinase RGI5, with the protein MEKKGCFLTSSPLFFLFFLWATMAQTLVTSLSPDGQALLSLLAAADPSSKSSSAVLSSWNPSSSTPCAWQGITCSPQDRVISLSLPNTFLNLSSLPSQLSSLSFLQLLNLSSTNVSGTIPPSFGLLSHLRLLDLSSNSLSGPIPPQLGGLSSLEFLFLNSNRLSGSIPQQLANLSSLQVLCLQDNLLNGSIPFHLGSLVSLQQFRIGGNPYLTGEIPPQLGLLTNLTTFGAAATGLSGVIPPTFGNLINLQTLALYDTEVFGSVPPELGLCSELRNLYLHMNKLTGSIPPQLGRLQKLTSLLLWGNSLTGPIPPDLSNCSSLVILDASANELSGEIPGDLGKLVVLEQLHLSDNSLTGLIPWQLSNCTSLTALQLDKNQLSGPIPWQVGYLKYLQSFFLWGNLVSGTIPSSFGNCTELYALDLSRNKLTGSIPEEIFGLKKLSKLLLLGNSLSGRLPRSVSNCQSLVRLRLGENQLSGQIPKEIGQLQNLVFLDLYMNHFSGRLPHEIANITVLELLDVHNNYITGEIPSQLGELVNLEQLDLSRNSFTGGIPWSFGNFSYLNKLILNNNLLTGSIPKSIRNLQKLTLLDLSFNSLSGPIPPEIGYITSLTISLDLGSNGFTGELPETMSGLTQLQSLDLSQNMLYGKIGVLGLLTSLTSLNISYNNFSGPIPVTTFFRTLSSTSYLENPRLCQSMDGYTCSSGLARRNGMKSAKTAALICVILASVIMSVIASWILVTRNHKYMVEKSSGTSASSSGAEDFSYPWTFIPFQKLNFTIDNILDCLKDENVIGKGCSGVVYKAEMPNGELIAVKKLWKTMKDEDPVDSFASEIQILGHIRHRNIVKLLGYCSNKCVKLLLYNYISNGNLQQLLQGNRNLDWETRYKIAVGSAQGLAYLHHDCLPTILHRDVKCNNILLDSKYEAYLADFGLAKMMISPNYHQAISRVAGSYGYIAPEYGYTMNITEKSDVYSYGVVLLEILSGRSAVEPQAGGGLHIVEWVKKKMGSFEPAASVLDSKLQGLPDQMIQEMLQTLGIAMFCVNSSPVERPTMKEVVALLMEVKSPPEEWGKTSQPLIKGSSNQS; encoded by the exons GCTGTGCTCTCCTCATGGAACCCATCAAGCTCGACCCCATGTGCATGGCAAGGCATTACATGCTCTCCACAAGACAGGGTTATCTCACTCTCTCTACCCAACACATTCCTCAACCTCTCTTCATTGCCATCTCAACTATCATCTCTCTCATTTCTGCAACTCCTCAACCTCTCCTCCACCAATGTCTCTGGTACAATTCCTCCTTCCTTTGGCCTACTCTCTCATCTTCGCCTGCTAGACCTCTCCTCTAACTCTCTTTCTGGTCCAATTCCTCCACAACTGGGAGGGCTCTCATCGCTTGAGTTTCTCTTCTTGAACTCCAATAGATTGTCTGGTAGCATACCTCAGCAGCTTGCTAACCTATCTTCATTGCAAGTCCTTTGTCTCCAAGACAATCTTCTCAATGGGTCCATACCGTTCCATTTAGGCTCTTTGGTGTCTCTCCAACAGTTTCGAATTGGGGGCAACCCTTATCTGACTGGAGAGATTCCACCCCAGTTAGGATTACTTACTAATCTCACCACGTTTGGTGCGGCAGCCACTGGACTTTCCGGTGTGATACCGCCTACATTTGGGAACCTAATCAATCTCCAGACTTTGGCCCTTTATGATACTGAGGTATTCGGGTCAGTTCCACCTGAACTTGGGCTGTGTTCAGAGCTCAGGAACTTGTACCTGCATATGAACAAGCTTACTGGTTCGATCCCTCCTCAGTTGGGCAGGTTGCAGAAGCTTACTAGTTTGCTTCTGTGGGGTAATTCACTCACAGGACCCATCCCACCTGACCTTTCCAATTGTTCATCGCTTGTTATCCTTGACGCCTCTGCAAATGAACTTTCCGGGGAAATCCCTGGAGACTTGGGGAAGCTAGTGGTTCTTGAGCAGCTTCATCTGTCGGACAATTCGCTCACTGGTTTGATTCCATGGCAGTTGAGCAACTGTACAAGTCTTACCGCTCTTCAGCTTGATAAGAACCAACTATCTGGCCCAATTCCATGGCAGGTTGGCTACTTGAAATATCTGCAGAGTTTCTTCTTGTGGGGTAATTTGGTGTCTGGAACCATACCATCCTCTTTTGGGAACTGTACTGAGCTCTATGCACTTGACCTTTCGAGGAACAAGCTCACTGGGTCAATCCCGGAAGAGATTTTCGGTTTGAAGAAGCTAAGCAAGCTTCTGCTCCTTGGGAATTCATTATCAGGACGACTGCCACGAAGTGTTTCGAATTGTCAGTCCTTAGTGAGATTGAGGCTTGGGGAAAACCAGCTTTCAGGCCAGATTCCCAAGGAGATAGGCCAATTGCAGAACCTCGTCTTTCTTGACTTGTACATGAACCATTTCTCTGGTCGCCTCCCTCATGAGATTGCCAACATCACAGTTCTTGAGTTGCTGGATGTGCACAATAATTACATAACTGGGGAAATTCCCTCCCAACTAGGGGAGCTGGTGAATTTGGAGCAGCTTGATCTCAGTCGAAACAGCTTCACAGGCGGAATTCCATGGAGTTTTGGGAACTTCAGTTACTTGAACAAGCTCATCCTCAACAACAATCTACTAACTGGGTCCATCCCCAAATCCATCCGGAACTTGCAGAAGCTAACCCTGCTTGATTTGAGCTTCAACAGCCTCTCTGGTCCAATTCCACCTGAAATTGGCTACATTACAAGTTTAACCATCAGTTTGGATTTGGGCTCCAACGGGTTTACAGGAGAACTCCCTGAGACAATGTCCGGTTTGACGCAGCTGCAATCGCTTGATCTTTCtcagaatatgctttatggaaAGATTGGAGTTTTGGGGTTGCTTACAAGTCTAACTTCCCTCAATATCTCCTACAACAACTTCTCAGGTCCTATCCCTGTAACAACATTCTTCAGAACTCTATCTTCAACCTCATACCTTGAGAATCCTAGGCTTTGTCAGTCAATGGACGGGTATACTTGTTCTTCAGGTCTGGCTCGAAGAAATGGGATGAAATCAGCTAAAACTGCAGCTTTGATCTGTGTTATTCTTGCTTCTGTGATCATGTCAGTTATTGCATCATGGATTCTAGTAACAAGGAATCACAAGTATATGGTAGAGAAGTCCTCAGGCACATCAGCTTCCTCATCAGGGGCTGAAGATTTCTCATATCCTTGGACATTCATTCCATTTCAAAAGCTAAATTTCACAATTGACAACATCCTGGATTGCCTGAAAGATGAAAATGTGATTGGAAAAGGGTGTTCTGGGGTGGTGTACAAGGCAGAAATGCCCAATGGGGAGTTGATTGCAGTGAAAAAGCTTTGGAAAACGATGAAAGATGAAGACCCAGTGGACTCTTTTGCCTCAGAAATTCAAATTCTTGGACACATTCGACATCGGAACATTGTGAAGCTCCTAGGTTACTGTTCCAACAAGTGTGTTAAGCTCCTTCTCTATAACTACATTTCCAATGGGAATCTGCAACAGCTGCTGCAGGGGAATAGGAACTTGGATTGGGAAACTAGGTACAAGATTGCAGTTGGGTCAGCACAAGGTCTTGCTTATCTTCACCATGATTGTTTACCTACAATACTCCACAGAGATGTGAAGTGCAATAACATACTTCTGGACTCCAAGTATGAAGCGTATCTTGCAGATTTTGGACTGGCAAAGATGATGATCTCTCCAAATTACCACCAGGCGATTTCCAGAGTAGCCGGGTCTTATGGGTATATTGCCCCAG AGTATGGATACACGATGAACATAACAGAAAAGAGCGATGTTTACAGTTATGGAGTGGTTTTGCTGGAGATACTAAGCGGGCGTAGTGCGGTTGAGCCCCAGGCTGGGGGCGGGCTACACATAGTTGAGTgggtgaaaaagaaaatgggcaGCTTTGAACCAGCTGCATCAGTACTTGATTCAAAGCTCCAAGGATTACCAGACCAGATGATACAAGAGATGCTTCAAACACTCGGGATAGCAATGTTCTGCGTGAACTCTTCGCCAGTGGAACGGCCCACCATGAAGGAAGTGGTGGCACTGCTGATGGAGGTGAAGAGCCCACCTGAAGAATGGGGGAAAACTTCTCAACCTCTGATAAAAGGGTCTTCGAACCAGAGCTGA